GGGCGTTCCTTGCTCAGCCAAGGTGACCATCTGGGGCCTCTGAGGGCATCCGGCCTCCATGGACGTGCAGGCCATGACATTCCTGGGCACATGCACGGGAACTCACCCAACATCTGCCCAccctcagggctgaagagaaggcctCCATCTTGGCTGTGTTTCCCACCCACCCAGAGTGGCCAGCGCAACTCCATCTACAGTCTACGCCCCTGGGGAGCCAGCAGGAACCCCCACCTGGCAGATTGGTCACTCTGCTTAAAGCCTTAGCCAGTTAGTGACGAGTAAAAGCAGACGACGCCTGTGTGTTTTGGAACGTTTATGTAAGACTGTCATATGAAATGTATTTGGGAACTACATTAAAACTTTTAACTAAAGCCCCAGCCTGCTGCTCTCCCACGGCCGCCTGCTGCCTCCCAGCTTCATGGAGGACCCATTGGCTGGCCTGGTTGTAGCCTTGAGGCCCCTCCTTGGGGTCCTGCACCAGTGACTGGCAGCCTTTGTCCCAGACCTGCCCAGGCGGTTCTTCAACTCTATTCTCACATGACCCTCCCTCCCCATGTCAGGGCCCTGTGAGCTGACACAGCCTGGCTCTGGTGGGTAGAGATAGGAACTGGCTACGGCAGTCCTGGGCAAAGTCAGCCGCTCACAGGCGCCAGGCACTGGTCATCATGTCCACGAACTCTGTATCAGTGTCCATCGAGGCACTGAGACCACTATAGTAGTCCTGGAATTCAGCCAGGGTGACCTAAAAGGTACAAGCAGCTTATGAGACTCAGGCCAGATGCAGCCCCGGGTGGGACCACTGCATCACTGCTCACCTGCCCATCCTTGTCCGTGGTATCGAAGGTGTCCAGGAAGCATTGTAGGGCCTCATCCTCAGTCCACTCCCCGCTCTGCACCTTGGGGTGGGCCCGGCCGTTGTACACCCCACGGAGGTCATCCACAGTCACCACACCATCTCCACTGCGGTCCAGTTTGGCAAAGGCTGCTGCAATGACTGCCTCCCGGGCCTGGGACATGGGAGGCTGGGAGGTGGGGCAGTGACTGGATAGGGTGTCCCGAACTAGCACCACTTAACCCCCTCACTGCCTCAGGCTTCCCCTTGGTCCTTGGAGGTGGGTCTCACCCGCAGAGCCCGCAAAAATTCCTCCAGGTCCAATGTCCCACTGCCATCACGGTCCCAGCGCCGACATATGGCATCCGCCTCCTCATGGTCCACTGCCAGCCCCAGCGTGGCCAGGCCCCCCTGCAGCTCCTTTGGGTCCAGAGACAAGTTCCCATCCCGGTCCAGACGTCGGAAAAATCTGGGGTCAGAATCGGGTTAGTCAGTGATGCTAAGGGCTAGAGGTGGTTAGGGACTAGGAAGACTCCTTACCTGGCCAGGCCATGGATGCCCGAGGCCCCTCGGGATAGACATGCTGCCCGCAGTCTTGCCATGGTGCTGTCCACACTATCCATGCTGAGTCCTGGTGGGTCTCCAGACAGCCAGACAAGAGCTAGGTGCCTCCTGTTGCTTGGCTTGTCTGCTGCAGTCCTGCTGGCTAGGCTCTGGTAAGGTTTGCGTCCTGTTGCTAAGAGATGCGGCTCTGGAGACTGGGAGGTGCCCAGCAGTGACTCCCTGGACAGGGCAGACTGAAAGCCTAGAGAAACCAGCTCCTTCACTCAGACCCACAGTGTACACCAGTGGTAGCACCAGCCACAGGGGAGGTGAAGGACCCAGCAAACTGGAAATATTCTTGAATTGCTGTGTAAACCAAGGTACACTCTAATCTGGGCTTCGTGGGCACCCATCCTTAGAAAAACCAGAGCTAGCTAAGGATGAAGACAGACTGGTCACACAaactacttgggaggctaaagattgctgcgagtttgtggccagcctgagttaaGAGTGAGagcctgaagctgggtgtggtggcacacatggttaatcccagcattcagggggcaaaggtaggaggagccctgtgagttcaaggccagtttgagattacagagtgaattccaggtcagcctgggctagagggacaccCTACCTCCGGAGGGGAGGAGGGGCCAGAAAGGACTGGGGAGAGAGATGATTCCATTGATAAAGTGACTTGCCATacatgcaagcctgaggactaGAGTGAGGTGCCCAGAACCACAGATGGGTATGGTGTCCCTCCTGTGATCCTGGCCCTCGGAGGTGCAGGATCCATGAGCTCTGGACTCAGTGAGAAACCCTCCGGAAGTGATGAGTGGTTGAGAAAGACACCTTAAGCTGACttgcacacacactaaaaataacaaacagggctggagagatggcttagcggttaagcgcttgcctgtgaagtctaaggactccggttcaaggctcggttccccaggtcccacgttagccagatgcacaagggggcgcacgcgtctggagttcgtttgcagaggctggaagccctggcgcgcccattctctctccctctgtctttctctctgtgtctgtcgctctcaaataaataaataaataaaaattaaaaaaaaataacaaacatagctaggtgtggtggcatatacttgggaggttgaagtaggaggatggctgtgagttcaaggccagcctaagattacatagtgaattccaggtcagccagggctagaatgagaccctacctcaaaaaaaaaacaattaaaaaaataaaaacagccgggcatggtggtgcatgcctttaatcccagcagaggtaggaggattgctgtgagttcaaggccatcctgagactacacagtgaattctaggtcagcctgagctagagtgaccctacctcggaaaacaataaataaataaatgatccaCAGGATTACAAGCCAGCCAGCTAATGAGAAACTGCAGGGGCATGTCCCTGTACAGATGGATGGCTGCCCGCTGCTGTTCAGGATTCTGCAAGACAGCGGAAAAACACTCCATTGtataggttttgtttttgagcGCTGAAGATGGGCCCAGCCTTGGCAAGCGAGGCACTAGTGCTCTGCCACCAGTCACAGCCCAGGCagagctgtttttatt
This sequence is a window from Jaculus jaculus isolate mJacJac1 chromosome 15, mJacJac1.mat.Y.cur, whole genome shotgun sequence. Protein-coding genes within it:
- the Caps gene encoding calcyphosin — encoded protein: MDSVDSTMARLRAACLSRGASGIHGLARFFRRLDRDGNLSLDPKELQGGLATLGLAVDHEEADAICRRWDRDGSGTLDLEEFLRALRPPMSQAREAVIAAAFAKLDRSGDGVVTVDDLRGVYNGRAHPKVQSGEWTEDEALQCFLDTFDTTDKDGQVTLAEFQDYYSGLSASMDTDTEFVDMMTSAWRL